In Arctopsyche grandis isolate Sample6627 chromosome 13, ASM5162203v2, whole genome shotgun sequence, one DNA window encodes the following:
- the LOC143921462 gene encoding uncharacterized protein LOC143921462 isoform X5, with amino-acid sequence MKTFIHIWRNLFRPAVGCSSTKVTDCRIRYVVLVKKDDKLPDTICRNCNNNLELLISFRKVCHQSDEISKLKLNKPVYIKPEEVLLEDLLWEHEPDVNATPNVNKVPVNAHMKEKLYKCDMCGKTFARKNYLITHIRTHTGLKPYKCDSFRKVCVQREKISKLQLSERVIIKPEEVLLEDLVWENEPDVNATPNVNKVPVNAHMKEKLYKCDMCGKTFARKNYLITHIRTHTGEKPFQCDVCLKSFLFKYYLTKHTITHIGIKPHECEICSKSFTKKTNLAKHILTHTGEKPHQCKICLKSFSQSSSLTLHKRNHTGEKPYKCKICLKSFIQSSSLTKHKRTHTGEKPFQCDVCLKSFTEKSYLTQHTMNHTGTKPHECEICLKSFSQSSSLTKHKRTHTGEKPFQCDVCLKSFSEKYHLTQHTITHTGIKPHECKICLKSFTKKYMLAKHILTHTGKNRTNVKFA; translated from the exons ATGAAAACCTTCATCCACATTTGGCGCAACTTATTTCGACCTGCTGTCGGCTGCAG TTCAACAAAGGTGACGGATTGCCGGATACGATATGTCGTTCTT GTGAAGAAAGACGACAAATTGCCAGATACGATATGCCGTAATTGTaacaacaatctggaattgcttATCAGTTTTCGAAAAGTTTGCCATCAAAGTGACGAAATTTCGAAACTGAAGCTAAACAAGcctgtatatataaaaccgGAAGAAGTTCTACTGGAAGATTTATTATGGGAACATGAGCCAGATGTTAATGCGACACCGAACGTTAACAAAGTCCCTGTTAATGCTCATATGAAAGAAAAgttatacaaatgtgatatgtGTGGCAAAACTTTCGCTCGTAAAAATTATCTTATTACACACATTAGAACTCATACTGGTctgaaaccatacaaatgtgacagtTTTCGAAAAGTTTGTGTTCAACGTGAGAAAATTTCGAAACTGCAACTAAGCGAGCGTGTAATTATCAAACCGGAAGAAGTTCTACTGGAAGATTTAGTATGGGAAAATGAGCCAGATGTTAATGCGACACCGAACGTTAACAAAGTCCCTGTTAATGCTCATATGAAAGAAAAgttatacaaatgtgatatgtGTGGCAAAACATTTGCTCGTAAAAATTATCTTATTACACACATTAgaactcatactggggaaaaaccattccaatgtgatgtttgcttgaaatctttcttatttaaatattatctcACTaagcacacaataactcatattGGAATAAAACCGCacgaatgtgaaatttgttcaaaatcgtttacaaaaaaaactaaCCTTGCAAAGCACATATTAACTCATACGGGTGAAAAACCGCAccaatgtaaaatttgtttaaaatcgtttagtcAGTCATCCAGTCTTACGTTACACAAAAGAaatcatactggggaaaaaccatacaaatgtaaaatttgtttaaaatcgtttattcAGTCATCCAGTCTTACAAAACACAAAAgaactcatactggggaaaaaccattcCAATGTGATGTCTGTTTGAAATCTTTCACAGAGAAATCTTATCTCACTCAGCACACAATGAATCATACTGGAACAAAACCACacgaatgtgaaatttgtttaaaatcgtttagtcAGTCATCCAGTCTCACGAAACACAAAAgaactcatactggggaaaaaccattcCAATGTGATGTTTGTTTGAAATCTTTCTCAGAGAAATATCATCTCACTcagcacacaataactcatactggaataaaaccacacgaatgtaaaatttgtttaaaatcgtttacaaaaaaatatatgcttgCAAAGCACATTTTAACTCATACGGGTAAAAACCGAACGAATGtaaaatttgcttaa
- the LOC143921462 gene encoding uncharacterized protein LOC143921462 isoform X3, with product MEFPMECRLCLSSGPAEAFVSIHGNPRLHLARRISSCCQLQVKKDDKLPDTICRNCNNNLELLISFRKVCHQSDEISKLKLNKPVYIKPEEVLLEDLLWEHEPDVNATPNVNKVPVNAHMKEKLYKCDMCGKTFARKNYLITHIRTHTGLKPYKCDSFRKVCVQREKISKLQLSERVIIKPEEVLLEDLVWENEPDVNATPNVNKVPVNAHMKEKLYKCDMCGKTFARKNYLITHIRTHTGEKPFQCDVCLKSFLFKYYLTKHTITHIGIKPHECEICSKSFTKKTNLAKHILTHTGEKPHQCKICLKSFSQSSSLTLHKRNHTGEKPYKCKICLKSFIQSSSLTKHKRTHTGEKPFQCDVCLKSFTEKSYLTQHTMNHTGTKPHECEICLKSFSQSSSLTKHKRTHTGEKPFQCDVCLKSFSEKYHLTQHTITHTGIKPHECKICLKSFTKKYMLAKHILTHTGKNRTNVKFA from the exons ATGGAGTTTCCAATGGAGTGCAGACTCTGCTTGTCTTCCGGTCCAGCCGAGgctttcgtctccatccatggaAATCCTCGTCTACATTTGGCGCGACGCATTTCCTCCTGCTGTCAGCTGCAG GTGAAGAAAGACGACAAATTGCCAGATACGATATGCCGTAATTGTaacaacaatctggaattgcttATCAGTTTTCGAAAAGTTTGCCATCAAAGTGACGAAATTTCGAAACTGAAGCTAAACAAGcctgtatatataaaaccgGAAGAAGTTCTACTGGAAGATTTATTATGGGAACATGAGCCAGATGTTAATGCGACACCGAACGTTAACAAAGTCCCTGTTAATGCTCATATGAAAGAAAAgttatacaaatgtgatatgtGTGGCAAAACTTTCGCTCGTAAAAATTATCTTATTACACACATTAGAACTCATACTGGTctgaaaccatacaaatgtgacagtTTTCGAAAAGTTTGTGTTCAACGTGAGAAAATTTCGAAACTGCAACTAAGCGAGCGTGTAATTATCAAACCGGAAGAAGTTCTACTGGAAGATTTAGTATGGGAAAATGAGCCAGATGTTAATGCGACACCGAACGTTAACAAAGTCCCTGTTAATGCTCATATGAAAGAAAAgttatacaaatgtgatatgtGTGGCAAAACATTTGCTCGTAAAAATTATCTTATTACACACATTAgaactcatactggggaaaaaccattccaatgtgatgtttgcttgaaatctttcttatttaaatattatctcACTaagcacacaataactcatattGGAATAAAACCGCacgaatgtgaaatttgttcaaaatcgtttacaaaaaaaactaaCCTTGCAAAGCACATATTAACTCATACGGGTGAAAAACCGCAccaatgtaaaatttgtttaaaatcgtttagtcAGTCATCCAGTCTTACGTTACACAAAAGAaatcatactggggaaaaaccatacaaatgtaaaatttgtttaaaatcgtttattcAGTCATCCAGTCTTACAAAACACAAAAgaactcatactggggaaaaaccattcCAATGTGATGTCTGTTTGAAATCTTTCACAGAGAAATCTTATCTCACTCAGCACACAATGAATCATACTGGAACAAAACCACacgaatgtgaaatttgtttaaaatcgtttagtcAGTCATCCAGTCTCACGAAACACAAAAgaactcatactggggaaaaaccattcCAATGTGATGTTTGTTTGAAATCTTTCTCAGAGAAATATCATCTCACTcagcacacaataactcatactggaataaaaccacacgaatgtaaaatttgtttaaaatcgtttacaaaaaaatatatgcttgCAAAGCACATTTTAACTCATACGGGTAAAAACCGAACGAATGtaaaatttgcttaa
- the LOC143921462 gene encoding uncharacterized protein LOC143921462 isoform X1, which translates to MEILVYIWRDAFPPAVSCSRQFDIWQLDIGFTSFCVMDLMEFPMQCRLCLSSDSAESFVSIYENLHPHLAQLISTCCRLQVKKDDKLPDTICRNCNNNLELLISFRKVCHQSDEISKLKLNKPVYIKPEEVLLEDLLWEHEPDVNATPNVNKVPVNAHMKEKLYKCDMCGKTFARKNYLITHIRTHTGLKPYKCDSFRKVCVQREKISKLQLSERVIIKPEEVLLEDLVWENEPDVNATPNVNKVPVNAHMKEKLYKCDMCGKTFARKNYLITHIRTHTGEKPFQCDVCLKSFLFKYYLTKHTITHIGIKPHECEICSKSFTKKTNLAKHILTHTGEKPHQCKICLKSFSQSSSLTLHKRNHTGEKPYKCKICLKSFIQSSSLTKHKRTHTGEKPFQCDVCLKSFTEKSYLTQHTMNHTGTKPHECEICLKSFSQSSSLTKHKRTHTGEKPFQCDVCLKSFSEKYHLTQHTITHTGIKPHECKICLKSFTKKYMLAKHILTHTGKNRTNVKFA; encoded by the exons atggaAATCCTCGTCTACATTTGGCGCGACGCATTTCCTCCTGCTGTCAGCTGCAG TCGTCAGTTTGACATTTGGCAGTTAGACATCGGTTTCACGTCGTTTTGCGTAATGGACTTAATGGAGTTTCCAATGCAGTGCAGACTTTGCTTGAGCTCTGATTCAGCCGAGTCTTTCGTCTCCATCTATGAAAACCTTCATCCACATTTGGCGCAACTTATTTCGACCTGCTGTCGGCTGCAG GTGAAGAAAGACGACAAATTGCCAGATACGATATGCCGTAATTGTaacaacaatctggaattgcttATCAGTTTTCGAAAAGTTTGCCATCAAAGTGACGAAATTTCGAAACTGAAGCTAAACAAGcctgtatatataaaaccgGAAGAAGTTCTACTGGAAGATTTATTATGGGAACATGAGCCAGATGTTAATGCGACACCGAACGTTAACAAAGTCCCTGTTAATGCTCATATGAAAGAAAAgttatacaaatgtgatatgtGTGGCAAAACTTTCGCTCGTAAAAATTATCTTATTACACACATTAGAACTCATACTGGTctgaaaccatacaaatgtgacagtTTTCGAAAAGTTTGTGTTCAACGTGAGAAAATTTCGAAACTGCAACTAAGCGAGCGTGTAATTATCAAACCGGAAGAAGTTCTACTGGAAGATTTAGTATGGGAAAATGAGCCAGATGTTAATGCGACACCGAACGTTAACAAAGTCCCTGTTAATGCTCATATGAAAGAAAAgttatacaaatgtgatatgtGTGGCAAAACATTTGCTCGTAAAAATTATCTTATTACACACATTAgaactcatactggggaaaaaccattccaatgtgatgtttgcttgaaatctttcttatttaaatattatctcACTaagcacacaataactcatattGGAATAAAACCGCacgaatgtgaaatttgttcaaaatcgtttacaaaaaaaactaaCCTTGCAAAGCACATATTAACTCATACGGGTGAAAAACCGCAccaatgtaaaatttgtttaaaatcgtttagtcAGTCATCCAGTCTTACGTTACACAAAAGAaatcatactggggaaaaaccatacaaatgtaaaatttgtttaaaatcgtttattcAGTCATCCAGTCTTACAAAACACAAAAgaactcatactggggaaaaaccattcCAATGTGATGTCTGTTTGAAATCTTTCACAGAGAAATCTTATCTCACTCAGCACACAATGAATCATACTGGAACAAAACCACacgaatgtgaaatttgtttaaaatcgtttagtcAGTCATCCAGTCTCACGAAACACAAAAgaactcatactggggaaaaaccattcCAATGTGATGTTTGTTTGAAATCTTTCTCAGAGAAATATCATCTCACTcagcacacaataactcatactggaataaaaccacacgaatgtaaaatttgtttaaaatcgtttacaaaaaaatatatgcttgCAAAGCACATTTTAACTCATACGGGTAAAAACCGAACGAATGtaaaatttgcttaa
- the LOC143921462 gene encoding uncharacterized protein LOC143921462 isoform X4 — protein sequence MEILVYIWRDAFPPAVSCSSTKVTDCRIRYVVLVKKDDKLPDTICRNCNNNLELLISFRKVCHQSDEISKLKLNKPVYIKPEEVLLEDLLWEHEPDVNATPNVNKVPVNAHMKEKLYKCDMCGKTFARKNYLITHIRTHTGLKPYKCDSFRKVCVQREKISKLQLSERVIIKPEEVLLEDLVWENEPDVNATPNVNKVPVNAHMKEKLYKCDMCGKTFARKNYLITHIRTHTGEKPFQCDVCLKSFLFKYYLTKHTITHIGIKPHECEICSKSFTKKTNLAKHILTHTGEKPHQCKICLKSFSQSSSLTLHKRNHTGEKPYKCKICLKSFIQSSSLTKHKRTHTGEKPFQCDVCLKSFTEKSYLTQHTMNHTGTKPHECEICLKSFSQSSSLTKHKRTHTGEKPFQCDVCLKSFSEKYHLTQHTITHTGIKPHECKICLKSFTKKYMLAKHILTHTGKNRTNVKFA from the exons atggaAATCCTCGTCTACATTTGGCGCGACGCATTTCCTCCTGCTGTCAGCTGCAG TTCAACAAAGGTGACGGATTGCCGGATACGATATGTCGTTCTT GTGAAGAAAGACGACAAATTGCCAGATACGATATGCCGTAATTGTaacaacaatctggaattgcttATCAGTTTTCGAAAAGTTTGCCATCAAAGTGACGAAATTTCGAAACTGAAGCTAAACAAGcctgtatatataaaaccgGAAGAAGTTCTACTGGAAGATTTATTATGGGAACATGAGCCAGATGTTAATGCGACACCGAACGTTAACAAAGTCCCTGTTAATGCTCATATGAAAGAAAAgttatacaaatgtgatatgtGTGGCAAAACTTTCGCTCGTAAAAATTATCTTATTACACACATTAGAACTCATACTGGTctgaaaccatacaaatgtgacagtTTTCGAAAAGTTTGTGTTCAACGTGAGAAAATTTCGAAACTGCAACTAAGCGAGCGTGTAATTATCAAACCGGAAGAAGTTCTACTGGAAGATTTAGTATGGGAAAATGAGCCAGATGTTAATGCGACACCGAACGTTAACAAAGTCCCTGTTAATGCTCATATGAAAGAAAAgttatacaaatgtgatatgtGTGGCAAAACATTTGCTCGTAAAAATTATCTTATTACACACATTAgaactcatactggggaaaaaccattccaatgtgatgtttgcttgaaatctttcttatttaaatattatctcACTaagcacacaataactcatattGGAATAAAACCGCacgaatgtgaaatttgttcaaaatcgtttacaaaaaaaactaaCCTTGCAAAGCACATATTAACTCATACGGGTGAAAAACCGCAccaatgtaaaatttgtttaaaatcgtttagtcAGTCATCCAGTCTTACGTTACACAAAAGAaatcatactggggaaaaaccatacaaatgtaaaatttgtttaaaatcgtttattcAGTCATCCAGTCTTACAAAACACAAAAgaactcatactggggaaaaaccattcCAATGTGATGTCTGTTTGAAATCTTTCACAGAGAAATCTTATCTCACTCAGCACACAATGAATCATACTGGAACAAAACCACacgaatgtgaaatttgtttaaaatcgtttagtcAGTCATCCAGTCTCACGAAACACAAAAgaactcatactggggaaaaaccattcCAATGTGATGTTTGTTTGAAATCTTTCTCAGAGAAATATCATCTCACTcagcacacaataactcatactggaataaaaccacacgaatgtaaaatttgtttaaaatcgtttacaaaaaaatatatgcttgCAAAGCACATTTTAACTCATACGGGTAAAAACCGAACGAATGtaaaatttgcttaa
- the LOC143921462 gene encoding uncharacterized protein LOC143921462 isoform X6: MKTFIHIWRNLFRPAVGCRSFTVKKDDKLPDTICRNCNNNLELLISFRKVCHQSDEISKLKLNKPVYIKPEEVLLEDLLWEHEPDVNATPNVNKVPVNAHMKEKLYKCDMCGKTFARKNYLITHIRTHTGLKPYKCDSFRKVCVQREKISKLQLSERVIIKPEEVLLEDLVWENEPDVNATPNVNKVPVNAHMKEKLYKCDMCGKTFARKNYLITHIRTHTGEKPFQCDVCLKSFLFKYYLTKHTITHIGIKPHECEICSKSFTKKTNLAKHILTHTGEKPHQCKICLKSFSQSSSLTLHKRNHTGEKPYKCKICLKSFIQSSSLTKHKRTHTGEKPFQCDVCLKSFTEKSYLTQHTMNHTGTKPHECEICLKSFSQSSSLTKHKRTHTGEKPFQCDVCLKSFSEKYHLTQHTITHTGIKPHECKICLKSFTKKYMLAKHILTHTGKNRTNVKFA; this comes from the exons ATGAAAACCTTCATCCACATTTGGCGCAACTTATTTCGACCTGCTGTCGGCTGCAGGTCATTTACC GTGAAGAAAGACGACAAATTGCCAGATACGATATGCCGTAATTGTaacaacaatctggaattgcttATCAGTTTTCGAAAAGTTTGCCATCAAAGTGACGAAATTTCGAAACTGAAGCTAAACAAGcctgtatatataaaaccgGAAGAAGTTCTACTGGAAGATTTATTATGGGAACATGAGCCAGATGTTAATGCGACACCGAACGTTAACAAAGTCCCTGTTAATGCTCATATGAAAGAAAAgttatacaaatgtgatatgtGTGGCAAAACTTTCGCTCGTAAAAATTATCTTATTACACACATTAGAACTCATACTGGTctgaaaccatacaaatgtgacagtTTTCGAAAAGTTTGTGTTCAACGTGAGAAAATTTCGAAACTGCAACTAAGCGAGCGTGTAATTATCAAACCGGAAGAAGTTCTACTGGAAGATTTAGTATGGGAAAATGAGCCAGATGTTAATGCGACACCGAACGTTAACAAAGTCCCTGTTAATGCTCATATGAAAGAAAAgttatacaaatgtgatatgtGTGGCAAAACATTTGCTCGTAAAAATTATCTTATTACACACATTAgaactcatactggggaaaaaccattccaatgtgatgtttgcttgaaatctttcttatttaaatattatctcACTaagcacacaataactcatattGGAATAAAACCGCacgaatgtgaaatttgttcaaaatcgtttacaaaaaaaactaaCCTTGCAAAGCACATATTAACTCATACGGGTGAAAAACCGCAccaatgtaaaatttgtttaaaatcgtttagtcAGTCATCCAGTCTTACGTTACACAAAAGAaatcatactggggaaaaaccatacaaatgtaaaatttgtttaaaatcgtttattcAGTCATCCAGTCTTACAAAACACAAAAgaactcatactggggaaaaaccattcCAATGTGATGTCTGTTTGAAATCTTTCACAGAGAAATCTTATCTCACTCAGCACACAATGAATCATACTGGAACAAAACCACacgaatgtgaaatttgtttaaaatcgtttagtcAGTCATCCAGTCTCACGAAACACAAAAgaactcatactggggaaaaaccattcCAATGTGATGTTTGTTTGAAATCTTTCTCAGAGAAATATCATCTCACTcagcacacaataactcatactggaataaaaccacacgaatgtaaaatttgtttaaaatcgtttacaaaaaaatatatgcttgCAAAGCACATTTTAACTCATACGGGTAAAAACCGAACGAATGtaaaatttgcttaa
- the LOC143921462 gene encoding uncharacterized protein LOC143921462 isoform X2, whose protein sequence is MDLMEFPMQCRLCLSSDSAESFVSIYENLHPHLAQLISTCCRLQVKKDDKLPDTICRNCNNNLELLISFRKVCHQSDEISKLKLNKPVYIKPEEVLLEDLLWEHEPDVNATPNVNKVPVNAHMKEKLYKCDMCGKTFARKNYLITHIRTHTGLKPYKCDSFRKVCVQREKISKLQLSERVIIKPEEVLLEDLVWENEPDVNATPNVNKVPVNAHMKEKLYKCDMCGKTFARKNYLITHIRTHTGEKPFQCDVCLKSFLFKYYLTKHTITHIGIKPHECEICSKSFTKKTNLAKHILTHTGEKPHQCKICLKSFSQSSSLTLHKRNHTGEKPYKCKICLKSFIQSSSLTKHKRTHTGEKPFQCDVCLKSFTEKSYLTQHTMNHTGTKPHECEICLKSFSQSSSLTKHKRTHTGEKPFQCDVCLKSFSEKYHLTQHTITHTGIKPHECKICLKSFTKKYMLAKHILTHTGKNRTNVKFA, encoded by the exons ATGGACTTAATGGAGTTTCCAATGCAGTGCAGACTTTGCTTGAGCTCTGATTCAGCCGAGTCTTTCGTCTCCATCTATGAAAACCTTCATCCACATTTGGCGCAACTTATTTCGACCTGCTGTCGGCTGCAG GTGAAGAAAGACGACAAATTGCCAGATACGATATGCCGTAATTGTaacaacaatctggaattgcttATCAGTTTTCGAAAAGTTTGCCATCAAAGTGACGAAATTTCGAAACTGAAGCTAAACAAGcctgtatatataaaaccgGAAGAAGTTCTACTGGAAGATTTATTATGGGAACATGAGCCAGATGTTAATGCGACACCGAACGTTAACAAAGTCCCTGTTAATGCTCATATGAAAGAAAAgttatacaaatgtgatatgtGTGGCAAAACTTTCGCTCGTAAAAATTATCTTATTACACACATTAGAACTCATACTGGTctgaaaccatacaaatgtgacagtTTTCGAAAAGTTTGTGTTCAACGTGAGAAAATTTCGAAACTGCAACTAAGCGAGCGTGTAATTATCAAACCGGAAGAAGTTCTACTGGAAGATTTAGTATGGGAAAATGAGCCAGATGTTAATGCGACACCGAACGTTAACAAAGTCCCTGTTAATGCTCATATGAAAGAAAAgttatacaaatgtgatatgtGTGGCAAAACATTTGCTCGTAAAAATTATCTTATTACACACATTAgaactcatactggggaaaaaccattccaatgtgatgtttgcttgaaatctttcttatttaaatattatctcACTaagcacacaataactcatattGGAATAAAACCGCacgaatgtgaaatttgttcaaaatcgtttacaaaaaaaactaaCCTTGCAAAGCACATATTAACTCATACGGGTGAAAAACCGCAccaatgtaaaatttgtttaaaatcgtttagtcAGTCATCCAGTCTTACGTTACACAAAAGAaatcatactggggaaaaaccatacaaatgtaaaatttgtttaaaatcgtttattcAGTCATCCAGTCTTACAAAACACAAAAgaactcatactggggaaaaaccattcCAATGTGATGTCTGTTTGAAATCTTTCACAGAGAAATCTTATCTCACTCAGCACACAATGAATCATACTGGAACAAAACCACacgaatgtgaaatttgtttaaaatcgtttagtcAGTCATCCAGTCTCACGAAACACAAAAgaactcatactggggaaaaaccattcCAATGTGATGTTTGTTTGAAATCTTTCTCAGAGAAATATCATCTCACTcagcacacaataactcatactggaataaaaccacacgaatgtaaaatttgtttaaaatcgtttacaaaaaaatatatgcttgCAAAGCACATTTTAACTCATACGGGTAAAAACCGAACGAATGtaaaatttgcttaa